From one Prochlorococcus marinus str. MIT 0912 genomic stretch:
- a CDS encoding efflux RND transporter periplasmic adaptor subunit yields the protein MLIMSKLSSLKFLFLLGITPLCLVFISGCNNKDLEVNQTLKDIEVVDRIEGVAALGQLNPFGEVRKLAAPTSGKGGTPRLSKLLIREGDSINKDQILAVFDNRPKLEANLKSAEANLNILMSEISIKKREINRYQILVDKGAVAAIVLDKMKDDLFISQTRILKLKSAIDAINVDLEQTQLKSPIDGIVLQILVREGERPNSSGVINVGANQSMEALIEVYESDIDRVQLDQTVDLISENGGFIGSLSGQVSLISPQVRQRRVLSTDPTGDADSRIVEVRVKLDNSSAKKVSHLTGMKVIARFQP from the coding sequence ATGTTAATTATGTCAAAGCTTTCATCTTTAAAATTTTTATTCCTTCTAGGTATTACACCATTATGCCTAGTATTTATTAGTGGATGTAATAATAAAGATTTAGAAGTAAATCAAACTCTCAAGGATATTGAAGTTGTCGATAGGATTGAAGGTGTTGCTGCTTTGGGCCAATTAAATCCTTTCGGCGAAGTAAGGAAATTAGCAGCACCCACTAGTGGAAAGGGCGGTACTCCAAGGTTGTCTAAATTATTAATTCGAGAAGGGGACTCTATTAACAAGGACCAAATCTTAGCTGTTTTTGATAACCGTCCTAAACTTGAAGCTAATTTGAAATCTGCGGAAGCTAATTTAAATATATTAATGAGTGAAATCAGTATAAAAAAAAGAGAAATTAATAGATATCAAATCCTTGTTGATAAAGGAGCAGTCGCTGCAATTGTTTTAGACAAGATGAAAGACGATTTGTTTATTTCACAGACCAGGATTTTAAAGCTTAAATCAGCTATCGATGCAATTAACGTTGATTTAGAACAAACACAATTAAAAAGTCCAATTGATGGAATTGTTCTTCAAATCTTAGTTCGGGAGGGAGAGAGACCAAATTCGTCTGGTGTAATTAATGTTGGCGCTAATCAATCAATGGAAGCGCTTATTGAGGTATATGAATCCGATATCGATAGAGTTCAATTGGACCAAACTGTTGATTTGATTAGTGAGAATGGAGGATTTATTGGGTCTTTAAGTGGACAAGTGAGTTTGATTAGCCCTCAAGTCAGGCAAAGAAGAGTGCTTTCAACTGATCCAACCGGCGATGCTGATTCAAGGATTGTTGAGGTTAGAGTCAAGCTTGATAATTCATCGGCTAAAAAAGTTTCTCACCTAACTGGAATGAAAGTTATTGCTCGTTTTCAGCCGTAG
- a CDS encoding NAD(P)H dehydrogenase assembly family protein, whose product MKFSVGEKVSLQVPLPYLKTADSISMLRPPDLVSLDEVGMIIGIRPNDLLEVKFRMGNFLIPSERLKISGKDN is encoded by the coding sequence ATGAAATTTTCAGTTGGAGAAAAAGTATCCTTACAAGTTCCTTTGCCATATTTGAAGACAGCAGATTCAATATCAATGCTGAGACCGCCAGATCTAGTTTCTCTCGATGAGGTAGGCATGATTATTGGAATAAGACCAAATGATTTACTAGAAGTGAAATTTAGAATGGGCAATTTTTTGATTCCTTCTGAAAGACTTAAGATTTCGGGTAAAGACAACTGA
- a CDS encoding M16 family metallopeptidase, which produces MNIILDKLNSKNIMSAKLWIEEGSRNDPKNKKGIHQLLSSTMLRGCGPYNNRQISEIVENSGANLNCDTCEDGLLISLKCIESDAYKLLPIIGWMITKPVLQIDQIELEKDLTIKAIKRQKESTYQLAFDGWRKIVYGDGPYGHDPLGSISDVKKITKEDILPLADSLIYRKKNLVISGKFPINLESYIENSIAFKGISKNLNDQNIKSKRNYDIDLKNKQETSIYTRELNTKQVILLLGKATIRYDNKSDIFLRLLSCYLGCGMSSLLFKLLREKYGVVYEAGVYHPIRENQTPFIMHASTTEEKAILTLKLLKECWGKIINSEISPEELDLVKIKFRGQMAHSLQSISQRAEHKAHLLGIGLTKDHDKEILLRLESITSKEIKNAANKYLRNPFLSVCSNKEVIPKIIENWKT; this is translated from the coding sequence ATGAATATAATTCTAGACAAACTTAATAGCAAAAATATAATGTCCGCAAAACTATGGATAGAAGAAGGTAGCAGAAATGATCCCAAAAATAAAAAAGGAATCCATCAACTTTTAAGCTCAACAATGCTTAGAGGTTGCGGACCATACAATAATAGACAAATTTCTGAAATTGTAGAAAATAGTGGAGCAAATTTAAACTGTGATACCTGCGAAGATGGTCTTCTAATCAGTCTTAAATGTATCGAAAGTGATGCTTATAAACTTCTCCCTATAATTGGTTGGATGATTACAAAACCTGTACTTCAAATAGACCAAATTGAATTAGAAAAAGATTTAACTATAAAAGCCATTAAAAGACAAAAAGAGAGTACATATCAACTAGCTTTTGATGGCTGGAGAAAAATTGTATATGGTGATGGACCATATGGACATGATCCACTGGGGTCCATCAGTGATGTAAAGAAAATCACTAAAGAAGATATATTGCCATTGGCAGATTCATTAATTTATAGAAAAAAAAACTTAGTAATTTCTGGAAAATTTCCAATTAACTTAGAAAGTTATATAGAAAATTCAATTGCATTTAAGGGTATTAGTAAAAACCTTAATGATCAAAATATAAAGTCTAAAAGAAATTATGACATTGATTTAAAAAACAAACAAGAAACCAGTATTTACACACGAGAATTAAATACAAAACAAGTAATTCTTCTACTAGGTAAAGCAACAATTAGATATGATAATAAATCGGATATTTTTCTTAGATTATTATCGTGTTACTTAGGTTGTGGAATGTCAAGTTTATTATTTAAGCTACTTAGGGAAAAGTATGGAGTAGTTTATGAAGCAGGAGTTTATCATCCTATTAGAGAAAATCAAACCCCATTTATTATGCATGCTTCTACAACTGAAGAAAAAGCAATCCTTACTCTTAAATTACTAAAAGAGTGTTGGGGAAAAATTATTAATAGTGAAATCTCTCCTGAGGAATTAGATCTTGTAAAGATAAAATTTCGTGGTCAAATGGCACATTCTTTGCAGAGTATTAGTCAAAGAGCTGAGCATAAAGCTCATCTTTTAGGAATTGGTCTAACAAAGGATCACGATAAAGAAATTCTTCTAAGACTTGAAAGTATAACCAGTAAAGAAATCAAGAATGCTGCTAATAAATATTTAAGGAACCCATTTCTAAGCGTTTGTAGTAACAAAGAAGTTATTCCGAAAATCATTGAAAACTGGAAAACCTAA
- a CDS encoding DevA family ABC transporter ATP-binding protein, translating into MKNKINNTLNIGSLNHWYGHGEMKRHVLQSVSMEISRGEVVLLTGPSGCGKTTLLTLIGALRKVQDGDLRVFGKQLFGASRKTRQNLRKNIGMIFQGHNLLRCLTAEQNVQMGADLLDGFSYKARRAQSREWLRAVGLEDHLSKLPHDLSGGQKQRVAIARALAARPKLLLADEPTSALDSSTGREIVDLLKKLALEQSCSVLMVTHDPRILDVADRLLRMEDGQILPSV; encoded by the coding sequence ATGAAAAATAAAATTAATAATACTTTAAATATTGGTTCATTGAATCATTGGTATGGGCATGGAGAAATGAAAAGGCATGTTCTTCAGTCTGTCTCAATGGAAATTTCCCGTGGCGAGGTTGTTTTACTAACGGGACCTTCTGGATGTGGAAAAACTACTCTTTTAACTCTGATTGGGGCTCTTCGTAAAGTTCAAGACGGTGATCTTAGAGTCTTTGGTAAACAACTTTTTGGAGCCAGCAGAAAAACTAGACAGAATCTTAGAAAAAATATTGGAATGATTTTTCAGGGGCATAATCTTTTGAGATGTCTTACCGCTGAACAAAATGTTCAAATGGGTGCTGACCTTTTAGATGGTTTTTCTTATAAGGCTCGAAGGGCCCAATCTAGAGAATGGCTTAGAGCTGTTGGGTTAGAAGACCATTTGTCTAAGCTGCCACATGATTTATCAGGTGGGCAAAAACAGCGAGTTGCTATTGCAAGAGCTCTTGCAGCCAGACCAAAATTATTATTAGCTGATGAACCAACATCTGCATTAGATAGTTCAACTGGTAGAGAAATTGTTGATTTGTTAAAAAAACTAGCTTTAGAGCAATCCTGTTCAGTGTTGATGGTTACTCATGATCCAAGAATATTGGATGTGGCAGATCGTCTCTTGCGAATGGAAGATGGCCAAATATTGCCTTCTGTTTAG
- a CDS encoding M16 family metallopeptidase — protein MKVNHWSLPNGTTCVVADIEQSTLTCIDFWCKGGSLYELKDEEGMAHFLEHMIFKGSKNLKEGEFDLKIESLGGSSNAATGLDDVHYHVLVPPEKIEDGLKLILELLLFPKIEQDAFEIEKKVVLEEIAQNIEQPDEIIYMKLLNECLSPHRYSKPILGNEKTVKSLNPKQMKLFHKNHYVGKNCTLCIAGDLPNEINSIINNSKIKELRTISEKTAITNKIIFNKGYKKETIPRLEGGRILKAWKLPPAKEQVLILGAEIVATMLCEGKSSLIVKELREEKRIIESIDIDLQILEEGGLILLDVSCPQENLKIAESEINYILKKSIRELVTNKNLERAKKLVINNIYFGLELSTQIASTLGNQALWGRHQAILKSIDDISYWTTSRLNELILPLFNPENAFTLIAEPEK, from the coding sequence ATGAAAGTAAATCATTGGTCATTACCTAATGGCACTACATGTGTAGTAGCTGATATAGAACAATCAACTTTGACATGTATTGACTTTTGGTGCAAAGGGGGAAGTCTTTATGAATTGAAAGATGAAGAAGGGATGGCACATTTTTTAGAGCATATGATATTTAAAGGGAGCAAAAACCTTAAAGAGGGTGAATTCGATCTAAAAATTGAATCTCTTGGTGGAAGTAGTAATGCAGCAACTGGGTTAGACGATGTTCACTATCACGTTCTAGTACCCCCAGAAAAAATAGAAGACGGACTAAAATTGATATTAGAATTACTATTATTTCCTAAAATTGAACAAGATGCCTTTGAAATTGAGAAAAAAGTTGTTTTAGAAGAAATCGCACAAAATATTGAGCAACCAGATGAAATTATTTATATGAAATTATTAAATGAATGTTTGTCGCCTCATAGATATTCTAAACCAATACTTGGTAATGAAAAAACTGTTAAAAGCCTTAATCCTAAACAAATGAAATTATTCCACAAAAATCATTATGTAGGTAAAAACTGTACGCTATGTATAGCCGGAGATTTACCTAACGAAATTAATTCGATAATTAACAATAGTAAAATCAAGGAATTAAGAACAATCTCAGAAAAGACCGCTATAACTAACAAAATTATATTTAATAAAGGCTATAAAAAAGAAACTATTCCAAGGCTTGAGGGAGGAAGGATATTGAAAGCCTGGAAACTTCCACCTGCAAAAGAACAGGTCTTAATTTTAGGCGCCGAAATAGTTGCCACAATGCTATGCGAAGGAAAAAGTAGTCTTATTGTTAAGGAATTAAGAGAAGAAAAACGTATTATTGAATCAATAGATATTGATTTACAAATTCTTGAAGAAGGTGGATTAATTCTTTTAGATGTCAGTTGCCCACAGGAAAATCTTAAAATTGCCGAAAGTGAAATTAATTACATTCTTAAAAAATCAATTAGAGAGTTAGTTACTAATAAAAATTTAGAACGTGCGAAAAAATTAGTTATAAATAATATTTATTTTGGTCTAGAGTTGAGTACTCAAATTGCCTCAACATTAGGCAATCAAGCTCTATGGGGTCGACACCAAGCAATATTAAAATCAATAGATGACATCTCTTATTGGACAACTTCCCGCTTAAATGAATTAATTCTTCCATTATTTAATCCAGAAAATGCATTTACATTAATTGCTGAACCTGAGAAGTAA
- a CDS encoding phycocyanobilin:ferredoxin oxidoreductase yields MESGFCTQSKLNPLLLEAFEIIKNRINSLTDVKPLYIDPKSSKIYSNLNEEELFIINEFFQAKGFRKIHLEVAKLGKSLEILHCVFFPDPCYELPIFGADLVVNSNNISAAIVDLSPVGKHLPDSLIPQMRSLKVPKFNEPGKLPEWGFIFSPYVCFIRPVDVLEEKLFLELIDQYLSLLLSLLVRVDADEINSLDSMERLNYQKRYCLNQKRNDKTRGILTKFFGSRWADEYINKILFEC; encoded by the coding sequence TTGGAGTCAGGTTTTTGCACTCAAAGTAAATTGAATCCTCTTTTGCTTGAGGCTTTCGAGATTATCAAGAATAGAATCAATTCGTTGACTGATGTAAAACCTCTATACATTGACCCTAAGTCGAGCAAGATTTACAGCAATTTAAATGAGGAGGAATTATTTATTATCAATGAGTTTTTTCAAGCAAAAGGCTTTAGAAAAATTCATTTAGAAGTTGCAAAGCTTGGAAAATCATTGGAAATACTCCATTGCGTCTTTTTCCCTGATCCTTGTTATGAGCTTCCTATATTTGGTGCTGATTTGGTAGTTAATTCAAATAATATTTCCGCTGCCATAGTTGATTTGTCACCTGTTGGGAAACATTTGCCTGATTCCCTGATTCCTCAAATGAGATCATTAAAAGTCCCTAAATTCAATGAACCTGGGAAGTTGCCAGAATGGGGGTTTATCTTTTCTCCGTATGTATGCTTTATTCGTCCAGTTGATGTTCTCGAAGAAAAATTATTTTTAGAACTCATTGATCAATATTTGTCACTACTATTATCTTTACTAGTTAGGGTAGATGCAGACGAAATTAATTCGTTGGATTCAATGGAAAGACTTAATTATCAAAAACGATATTGTTTGAATCAAAAACGAAATGATAAAACCAGGGGGATTTTAACCAAATTTTTTGGTTCGCGTTGGGCAGATGAATATATCAATAAAATTCTTTTTGAATGTTAA
- the devC gene encoding ABC transporter permease DevC, translated as MELNNFFKKRKIPLAWLLLTRQPLRIFVAIAGIAFAGILMFMQLGFRDGLFDASVTVHKLFDADLVLISPRSKSSISMSGFPRRRLVQAMAHRDVIGTTAVNWNFLLWRNPENLSTRSILALGFEPNKPLLIDSDFERKAKTLKNKGRVLFDDLSRDEFGPISSWFELGRLVETEVAGKRVRVSGIVSLGPSFGADGNLITSSETYLELSPGNPNGSIEIGLVRLKNGSDIEKVVRSLNFSLPSDVRVMSLKSFIEFEKNYWKSSTSIGFIFTLGAAMGFIVGCVIVYQILYSDVSDHLPEYATLMAMGYNLRSLLGVVAREGFILSIMGYIPAYVSGQALYALVRSSTKLPVEMSFSRASIIFCLILFMCMGSALAAMKKLADADPAEIF; from the coding sequence GTGGAATTAAATAATTTTTTTAAAAAAAGAAAAATTCCCCTTGCTTGGCTTTTGCTGACAAGACAACCCTTAAGAATATTTGTAGCTATTGCAGGAATAGCATTTGCTGGAATCTTGATGTTTATGCAATTAGGCTTCAGAGATGGTTTGTTTGATGCAAGTGTTACTGTTCATAAGTTATTTGACGCAGATTTGGTATTAATTAGTCCTCGCTCAAAAAGTTCAATAAGTATGAGTGGGTTTCCACGAAGAAGATTAGTTCAAGCAATGGCGCACAGGGATGTTATTGGAACAACTGCTGTCAATTGGAATTTTCTGCTTTGGAGAAACCCTGAAAATTTATCTACAAGATCTATTCTTGCTTTAGGATTTGAGCCGAATAAGCCATTATTAATTGATTCTGACTTTGAGAGAAAGGCTAAAACTTTAAAAAATAAAGGAAGAGTTTTGTTCGATGATCTTTCCAGAGATGAATTTGGGCCTATATCTTCCTGGTTTGAATTAGGGCGTTTAGTTGAAACTGAAGTCGCAGGTAAACGAGTAAGAGTTTCAGGGATAGTTAGTTTAGGTCCTTCCTTTGGAGCAGATGGGAATTTAATAACTAGCAGTGAGACATACTTAGAATTATCTCCAGGTAATCCTAACGGAAGTATTGAAATTGGTTTAGTAAGGCTAAAGAATGGATCTGATATTGAGAAAGTTGTACGTTCTTTAAATTTTAGTTTACCTAGTGATGTCAGGGTTATGTCTTTGAAATCTTTTATAGAATTTGAAAAAAATTACTGGAAAAGTAGTACATCGATTGGTTTTATTTTTACCTTGGGTGCTGCAATGGGATTTATTGTTGGTTGCGTTATTGTTTATCAAATTCTTTATAGTGATGTCAGTGATCATTTACCTGAATATGCGACCTTAATGGCTATGGGTTATAACTTAAGAAGCTTATTAGGAGTTGTAGCTAGAGAAGGATTTATTTTATCGATTATGGGATATATACCTGCTTATGTTTCAGGACAAGCTTTATATGCTTTAGTTAGATCTTCAACTAAATTACCTGTTGAAATGAGTTTTAGTAGAGCATCAATTATATTTTGTTTGATACTTTTTATGTGTATGGGATCAGCTTTAGCGGCAATGAAAAAATTGGCAGATGCGGATCCTGCAGAAATATTTTGA
- the rpsB gene encoding 30S ribosomal protein S2: protein MAVVSLSEMMEAGAHFGHQTRRWNPKMSRYIYSARNGVHIIDLVKTAVCMNSAYKWTRGAARSGKRFLFVGTKKQASEVVAQEAIRCGASYVNQRWLGGMLTNWTTMKARIDRLKDLERMESSGAIAMRPKKEGAVLRRELERLQKYLGGLKGMRRLPDVVVLVDQRRETNAVLEARKLDIPLVSMLDTNCDPDLCEIPIPCNDDAVRSVQLVLGRLADAINEGRHGPNE, encoded by the coding sequence ATGGCTGTAGTTTCTCTCTCAGAGATGATGGAAGCTGGTGCTCACTTTGGACACCAGACAAGAAGATGGAATCCCAAGATGTCTCGATACATCTATTCTGCTCGTAATGGGGTTCATATTATTGATCTAGTAAAAACTGCTGTTTGTATGAACAGCGCCTACAAATGGACAAGAGGGGCTGCAAGAAGTGGTAAAAGATTTCTTTTCGTAGGTACTAAAAAACAAGCTTCAGAAGTAGTTGCTCAAGAGGCTATTAGGTGCGGAGCCTCCTATGTCAATCAAAGATGGTTAGGTGGGATGCTTACAAATTGGACAACAATGAAAGCAAGAATTGATCGATTAAAAGATCTTGAAAGAATGGAATCAAGTGGTGCTATTGCAATGCGCCCAAAGAAGGAAGGTGCTGTTTTACGTAGAGAATTAGAGCGATTGCAAAAATATCTGGGTGGACTTAAAGGTATGAGACGTTTGCCTGATGTAGTAGTTTTAGTAGATCAAAGGCGAGAAACAAACGCTGTTCTAGAGGCAAGAAAACTTGATATTCCATTAGTGTCAATGCTTGACACTAATTGCGATCCAGATCTCTGTGAAATTCCAATACCTTGTAATGATGATGCTGTCCGATCTGTTCAACTAGTTTTGGGTAGATTAGCTGATGCCATTAATGAAGGCAGACATGGCCCTAATGAGTAG
- the lspA gene encoding signal peptidase II: protein MKILTYSLFIILLDQFSKFSVLSTLGFERSKSIIPNLLNFTLVKNKGAAFSLFINSTNSLTVISIIASLLLITIILKSPPKSYWNCIGLAYLLGGTVGNGIDRLFKGYVLDFLELVPINFPIFNVADISINIAIICFIIDMIKDNPKTNY, encoded by the coding sequence ATGAAAATATTAACTTACTCTCTTTTTATTATTTTATTAGATCAATTTAGTAAGTTCTCAGTATTAAGTACACTAGGATTTGAAAGATCTAAAAGTATTATTCCTAATCTATTAAATTTCACCCTAGTAAAAAACAAAGGCGCTGCTTTTAGTCTTTTTATTAACTCAACAAACTCTCTTACTGTTATAAGTATTATTGCCTCATTATTATTAATTACTATTATTTTAAAATCCCCACCAAAATCCTATTGGAATTGTATTGGGCTTGCATATCTTTTAGGTGGTACTGTAGGCAATGGAATTGATAGGTTATTCAAAGGTTATGTTCTAGATTTTTTAGAGCTAGTTCCAATTAATTTTCCTATTTTCAATGTAGCAGATATATCAATAAATATTGCTATAATATGTTTTATAATCGATATGATTAAAGACAATCCAAAAACGAATTATTAA
- a CDS encoding biotin transporter BioY, producing the protein MHKFSSGVKAITGVMLIIICAMIPSSIIFPQEDLSLSNIPLNSTWQIQGLLLTSLVCGPEIGTISAISYLIIGLFYLPVFHGGGSVGYILTHEFGYLLGFIPAAWTCGFLAKNTSKPNLINYSFYTAISLCIIHIIGIFYLVFGKIFGNWLESLSDLILVNTLIPFPNQLLLCISISLLSILLKRVLIVK; encoded by the coding sequence TTGCATAAATTTAGTAGCGGAGTAAAAGCAATAACAGGCGTAATGTTAATCATAATATGCGCAATGATACCATCATCAATAATTTTTCCTCAAGAAGACCTATCTCTCTCAAATATCCCACTTAATAGCACTTGGCAAATCCAGGGGCTTCTTTTGACGTCATTGGTTTGTGGACCCGAAATAGGAACAATTTCTGCAATTTCGTATTTGATTATAGGTTTATTTTATTTACCTGTTTTTCATGGAGGAGGAAGTGTAGGTTATATCTTAACTCATGAATTTGGGTACTTACTAGGATTTATTCCTGCTGCTTGGACATGTGGTTTTCTAGCTAAAAATACCTCAAAACCTAATTTAATTAATTATTCATTTTATACTGCAATATCATTGTGCATTATACATATTATAGGTATTTTTTATCTTGTTTTTGGTAAAATATTTGGTAATTGGTTAGAATCTTTATCCGATCTTATCTTGGTAAATACTTTAATACCTTTTCCAAATCAATTATTACTATGCATATCAATAAGTCTATTATCAATACTATTAAAACGTGTATTAATAGTAAAATGA
- a CDS encoding DUF697 domain-containing protein, which produces MKIYNSKKILFYIFIIFFGLIFVGLVGAIIRLINIPAVLITVLLIGGLVYSKKIDWLQNFLQSIFKTKGKKKLLDFSLTTKKEAADKSLKSIDQLIKLINDKVKAKALKDEKDRVSLELDRGDIILVVFGIGSSGKTSLIRALLKRIVGKVSPEMGSTRGKETFRLKLKGLPRGIRIIDTPGILEAGKAGREREKSALIEARKADLMLVVIEGDLRSEEIRTIMSLSKLGKRLLLVLNKIDLRGENEERRLIEILNSRCNDFIEPKDIICTSASPQSIAIPGKKPFQPDPEINNLIRRLAKILHEEGEELIADNILLQCSNLGKEGKKLLVKQRSQSAKKCVDKYGWLSSGALMLTPLPVIDMIAAAAVNAQMVIEIAKIYGVEITKERAKNLAISVGKTLATMGLVQGGVSLISSTLSLSLPTLVVSKVIQAISVSWLTRISGASFITYFQQDQDWGDGGIQEVVEYHYNLNKRDEYFKSFIRKAYERVIDPLVEKKFKKLPPRAWPPREEGS; this is translated from the coding sequence ATGAAAATCTACAATTCAAAAAAAATATTATTTTATATATTTATAATTTTTTTTGGCTTGATATTTGTAGGCTTAGTTGGAGCAATCATTAGATTAATAAATATACCTGCAGTATTAATCACGGTTTTATTAATAGGCGGTTTAGTTTATTCAAAGAAAATAGATTGGTTGCAAAACTTTCTACAATCTATATTTAAAACAAAGGGTAAAAAGAAATTATTAGATTTTTCATTGACAACCAAAAAGGAAGCTGCAGATAAATCATTAAAAAGTATTGATCAGTTAATCAAATTGATTAATGATAAAGTCAAGGCCAAGGCCCTAAAGGATGAAAAGGATAGAGTTTCGTTAGAGTTAGATAGAGGGGATATTATTTTAGTAGTTTTTGGAATTGGCTCTAGCGGTAAAACCTCACTAATAAGAGCTCTTTTAAAAAGAATAGTTGGTAAAGTTAGTCCCGAAATGGGCTCAACACGAGGGAAAGAAACCTTCCGGCTGAAACTTAAAGGACTTCCAAGAGGAATAAGAATCATTGATACACCTGGAATATTAGAAGCTGGGAAAGCAGGCAGAGAAAGAGAAAAGAGTGCGTTAATAGAAGCTCGCAAAGCTGATTTAATGTTAGTAGTAATAGAAGGAGATTTACGTTCTGAAGAAATAAGAACAATTATGAGTTTATCTAAATTGGGCAAAAGACTTTTACTTGTTCTTAATAAAATAGATTTAAGAGGAGAAAATGAAGAAAGAAGATTAATCGAAATTCTAAATTCTAGATGTAATGATTTTATTGAACCAAAAGATATTATCTGTACATCCGCATCCCCTCAGTCAATTGCAATCCCTGGCAAAAAGCCCTTTCAACCAGACCCTGAAATAAACAATCTAATTAGAAGATTAGCAAAAATCCTGCATGAAGAAGGTGAGGAGTTAATAGCAGATAATATATTGCTTCAATGTAGCAATCTTGGGAAAGAAGGTAAGAAATTATTAGTTAAGCAAAGAAGTCAATCAGCTAAAAAATGTGTTGACAAGTATGGTTGGCTCAGTAGCGGAGCATTAATGCTAACACCATTACCTGTTATCGATATGATCGCTGCTGCGGCTGTGAATGCACAAATGGTAATTGAAATAGCAAAAATCTATGGTGTTGAAATAACAAAAGAGAGAGCCAAGAATTTAGCAATTTCAGTAGGAAAAACACTTGCAACTATGGGTTTAGTTCAAGGTGGAGTTTCACTGATAAGCTCAACATTAAGTCTTTCACTTCCAACATTAGTTGTTAGCAAAGTAATTCAGGCTATAAGTGTATCTTGGCTTACTAGAATTTCAGGAGCAAGTTTTATAACTTATTTCCAACAAGACCAAGATTGGGGAGACGGTGGAATCCAAGAAGTTGTTGAATATCATTACAACTTAAATAAAAGAGATGAGTATTTCAAAAGTTTTATTCGAAAGGCTTATGAGAGAGTTATTGATCCTTTAGTTGAAAAAAAATTCAAAAAACTACCACCGAGAGCATGGCCTCCGAGGGAGGAGGGATCATAG
- a CDS encoding glycosyltransferase family 2 protein — protein sequence MLISVVIPTYNRLPILIKCLNALENQILNGEIYNFEIVIVDDGSTDGTVDWLKNNIESYPHLRLFEQTHGGPALGRNLGVEKSKGDLIVFIDSDLVVDRYFLMNHVDSLGMAWKKLGNRKCFTYGSVINTSNFNNPNSEPFKLQDLSWAYFATGNVAIDKNILEISGLFDPSFRLYGWEDLELGERLRNMGVKLVKCPRAIGYHWHPALALDQIPQLIQIEKERAKMGLVFYRKHPTLRVKFIIQFTLFHRFLWEFLTFGGLINTKTLRPLLSFLIKNGQSALAMELLRLPLNLIGVRQIFREASLIGLR from the coding sequence ATGTTAATTAGCGTTGTTATACCAACTTATAACAGACTTCCGATACTAATAAAGTGTCTAAATGCACTGGAAAATCAAATTCTTAATGGTGAAATTTACAATTTCGAAATTGTAATTGTCGATGACGGATCAACAGATGGAACAGTTGATTGGCTAAAGAATAATATTGAGTCTTATCCTCATTTAAGACTTTTTGAACAAACCCATGGCGGTCCTGCTCTAGGAAGAAATCTTGGAGTAGAAAAGTCAAAAGGTGATCTAATTGTTTTTATAGATAGTGATCTAGTTGTAGATAGATATTTCCTAATGAATCACGTTGACTCCTTGGGCATGGCTTGGAAAAAGCTCGGAAATAGAAAATGTTTTACCTATGGATCTGTTATAAATACTTCCAATTTTAATAATCCAAATTCTGAACCTTTTAAACTTCAAGACTTGTCTTGGGCTTACTTTGCAACTGGAAATGTTGCTATTGATAAAAATATTTTAGAAATATCAGGCCTTTTTGATCCCTCTTTTCGTCTATATGGTTGGGAAGATTTGGAATTGGGCGAAAGACTAAGAAACATGGGAGTTAAGCTTGTCAAATGTCCAAGAGCTATTGGATATCATTGGCATCCAGCATTAGCTCTTGATCAAATTCCTCAGTTGATTCAAATTGAAAAAGAGAGAGCAAAGATGGGATTAGTTTTTTATCGTAAGCACCCCACTTTAAGGGTAAAATTCATAATCCAATTCACTTTGTTTCATCGTTTTCTTTGGGAATTTTTAACTTTTGGTGGACTTATTAATACAAAGACACTTAGACCTCTCTTGTCTTTTCTAATAAAAAATGGTCAATCCGCTTTGGCTATGGAATTGTTAAGACTTCCTCTTAATTTGATTGGAGTGAGACAAATTTTTAGAGAAGCATCATTAATCGGCCTTCGGTGA